One region of Wyeomyia smithii strain HCP4-BCI-WySm-NY-G18 chromosome 3, ASM2978416v1, whole genome shotgun sequence genomic DNA includes:
- the LOC129727120 gene encoding uncharacterized protein LOC129727120 yields the protein MAAADVSFNPVDILDEQFAQYLQLAKQLLPKLRTPKDRQICSKYISRCCQLGNTTHSAKSYRNEFFRYFLKVLDATIQNQRHYVQMDDEPEQPGAGELKDVYRWSDDRRTYVATKIIPNYATLVYMAVCDDPEQGWDNGGFGTYEF from the exons ATGGCAGCTGCAGACGTATCATTTAATCCGGTAGACATTCTGGATGAGCAGTTTGCACAGTATCTGCAGCTAGCGAAGCAGCTTCTACCGAAACTTAGAACCCCTAAAG ATCGTCAAATATGTTCCAAGTACATTTCCCGATGTTGCCAGCTCGGAAACACCACCCACTCGGCCAAGAGCTATCGGAACGAGTTCTTCCGGTACTTTCTCAAGGTACTGGATGCCACCATTCAGAATCAAAGGCACTACGTTCAGATG GATGATGAGCCCGAGCAGCCGGGTGCAGGCGAGCTGAAGGATGTTTATCGTTGGTCCGACGACCGGAGAACGTACGTTGCGACGAAAATCATCCCCAATTATGCCACACTTGTCTACATGGCCGTTTGCGATGATCCCGAGCAGGGATGGGATAATGGCGGTTTTGGGACGTATGAGTTTTAG